A part of Myxococcus landrumus genomic DNA contains:
- a CDS encoding DEAD/DEAH box helicase family protein encodes MSSPFLLIPESRWVASNTLAFAIRDGFPVSPGHTLVIPRRPVATWFDATAEEQRALFELVNEVKTGLDAELRPDGYNLGINVGAAAGQTVFHLHVHVIPRFQGDVGDARGGVRHVIPHKGNYLATQAKPLATGGLGDPFLPHLEPLFSRAMDIAVLAAFVQDSGLEVLRQSVDAALLRGARVRILTGDYLTITQAEALRRLLDWMDEDSVLQGGSRGRFEARIVEVEKERVSSFHPKSWRFKGPDLAVAYVGSSNISRSALKTGIEWNLRVEQDRDPRAWGEVVEAFEGWWERATPLEADWVEAYARRARLTQKTLAPVEVEPGVAPREPHVLQRQALRALARSREEGRRRALVVLATGLGKTLLAAMDVAAFHAEMEVRPRVLFLAHREELLVQAAETFRRQFPGLRFGWYVGAKSSLEGDVVFASVQKLSNRDGLEALREAPRFDYVIVDEVHHAAAVSYRVILSRLEPAFLLGLTATPERADDGDILGLFDDHLAYRADLGEGIEAGLLTPFAYLGLKDDVPYENIPWRSRSFEPEALTQAVQTEARMQTLWRAWEEHAASRTLVFCVSVSHANYVQRWLREKGVRTAAVYSGPGSADRAQALRELAAGTLDAVCSVDLFNEGVDVPSIDRVVMLRPTESPVVFLQQLGRGLRKSEGKTRVTVIDFVGNHRLFLDRVRTLLALGRGAMSLRDFLVHGKQPELPPGCSVQVEVEAKEMLSHFLATGETEVARIYRELRDSRGQRPTIGELYRLGYAPASLSRHDEHSGWFQFVEAEKDLTDAQSRALKQDPAWFRNLELTPMSKCFKMVMLEALLEADALERGLPLSELTQRSLSILRRNPELLRDIEGVEALDNSLPVREWTQDGKWFRVEGDRFIPRFALTEDTREAFEEMTRELVEYRLAQYRRRRLIQSQEPGTSFEAQVITNQREPILKLPDRKQRPDIPQGVTEVRLPNGESWQFHFVKIAVNVAKPTGAEKNQLPNLLRGWFEDFAGKPGTAFRVRFIPREDGWSVEPVRAEVLAFKRPMGCISFPTLRAAAGAASHALALEQAPEAEWVRLPIQARGEGLFAVRASGDSMNGGDHPIRDGDWLVMRYARDLSPRDLEGKVALLQVPDAAGHAYQVKRLVSVDGRWRLRSDNPTHKTTDASDGIVPIAQLVDVLPPESLAPPRGARLTESQVMDHFGLSTTPRTGRQDGHLFLVSTGSDGPRFDTRVPDRRPGETAFVLTHEAPQDLWRHKGVAHWDEASSRWSLAPSDTVTG; translated from the coding sequence GTGTCCTCCCCTTTCCTGCTGATTCCTGAATCCCGGTGGGTCGCCTCGAACACGCTGGCCTTCGCCATCCGAGACGGCTTCCCGGTGAGCCCGGGGCACACCCTGGTGATTCCGCGTCGCCCGGTCGCCACCTGGTTCGACGCCACGGCCGAGGAACAGCGAGCCCTCTTCGAGCTGGTGAACGAGGTGAAGACGGGCCTGGACGCGGAGCTGCGCCCGGATGGGTACAACCTGGGCATCAACGTGGGCGCAGCGGCCGGGCAGACGGTGTTCCATCTGCATGTGCATGTCATTCCCCGCTTCCAGGGGGACGTCGGAGACGCACGCGGTGGCGTCCGGCATGTCATTCCTCACAAGGGGAACTATCTGGCGACGCAGGCGAAGCCGCTCGCCACGGGGGGACTGGGGGACCCGTTCCTCCCGCACCTGGAGCCGCTGTTCTCGCGTGCGATGGATATCGCGGTGCTCGCGGCGTTCGTGCAGGACAGTGGGTTGGAGGTGTTGCGGCAGTCCGTGGACGCGGCCCTCTTGCGAGGAGCGCGAGTGCGAATCCTCACGGGAGACTACCTGACCATCACCCAGGCGGAGGCACTTCGGCGCCTGCTGGACTGGATGGACGAGGACAGCGTGCTCCAGGGAGGAAGCCGAGGACGCTTCGAGGCGCGCATCGTGGAGGTGGAGAAGGAGCGCGTGTCTTCGTTCCATCCCAAATCCTGGCGGTTCAAGGGGCCTGACCTCGCGGTGGCATACGTGGGCTCCAGCAACATCTCCCGGTCCGCGCTGAAGACAGGCATCGAGTGGAATCTGCGCGTCGAGCAGGACCGGGACCCTCGGGCCTGGGGCGAAGTGGTCGAGGCCTTCGAGGGGTGGTGGGAGCGAGCCACGCCACTGGAAGCGGACTGGGTGGAGGCGTATGCGCGACGGGCGCGACTCACGCAGAAGACGCTCGCACCGGTCGAGGTGGAGCCAGGGGTTGCGCCTCGCGAGCCCCATGTCCTTCAGCGGCAGGCCTTGCGAGCCCTGGCCCGGAGTCGAGAGGAAGGTCGGCGTCGTGCGCTGGTGGTGCTGGCGACGGGCTTGGGGAAGACGTTGCTGGCCGCAATGGACGTGGCGGCCTTCCATGCCGAGATGGAGGTCCGGCCACGAGTCCTCTTCCTCGCGCATCGCGAAGAGCTGCTGGTCCAGGCGGCGGAGACGTTTCGTCGTCAGTTCCCCGGGCTCCGCTTTGGTTGGTACGTGGGCGCGAAGTCATCGCTCGAAGGCGATGTGGTGTTCGCCTCGGTGCAGAAGCTGTCGAACCGCGACGGGCTGGAGGCACTGCGGGAGGCGCCGCGCTTCGATTACGTCATCGTGGATGAAGTGCATCACGCCGCGGCGGTGAGCTATCGGGTGATTCTCTCGCGGCTGGAGCCCGCGTTCCTGCTGGGCCTGACGGCCACGCCCGAGCGCGCGGACGATGGCGACATCCTGGGGTTGTTCGATGACCACCTCGCTTATCGCGCGGACCTGGGCGAAGGCATCGAAGCGGGGTTGCTGACGCCGTTCGCGTATCTGGGGCTCAAAGATGATGTGCCCTACGAAAACATTCCCTGGCGAAGCCGGAGCTTCGAGCCCGAGGCGCTGACGCAAGCGGTCCAGACGGAAGCACGGATGCAGACGCTGTGGCGAGCCTGGGAGGAGCACGCGGCGAGCAGGACGCTCGTGTTCTGCGTCTCGGTGTCCCATGCGAACTATGTGCAGCGGTGGCTGAGAGAGAAGGGAGTGAGGACCGCGGCGGTCTACTCCGGGCCGGGCTCGGCGGACCGTGCACAGGCGCTGCGCGAGCTGGCGGCGGGGACGCTGGACGCGGTGTGTTCTGTGGACCTCTTCAACGAGGGCGTGGATGTGCCGAGCATCGACCGCGTGGTGATGCTGCGCCCCACGGAGTCCCCCGTCGTCTTCCTTCAGCAACTGGGCCGAGGGCTGCGCAAGTCCGAAGGAAAGACGCGCGTCACGGTCATCGACTTCGTGGGCAACCATCGCTTGTTCCTCGACCGGGTGCGCACGCTGTTGGCATTGGGTCGAGGGGCGATGTCACTTCGGGACTTCCTGGTGCATGGCAAGCAGCCCGAGCTGCCTCCGGGCTGCTCCGTGCAGGTGGAGGTCGAGGCAAAGGAGATGCTGAGCCACTTCCTGGCGACAGGAGAGACAGAGGTCGCACGCATCTACCGTGAGCTGCGAGACAGCCGGGGCCAGCGCCCAACCATCGGAGAGCTGTACCGGTTGGGTTACGCGCCTGCGTCATTGAGCAGGCATGACGAGCACTCTGGATGGTTCCAGTTCGTGGAGGCAGAGAAGGACCTCACGGACGCACAGTCCCGAGCCCTGAAGCAAGACCCGGCGTGGTTCCGGAACCTTGAGCTCACGCCCATGAGCAAGTGCTTCAAGATGGTGATGCTGGAGGCATTGCTCGAAGCGGATGCACTGGAGCGAGGACTGCCCTTGTCCGAGCTGACGCAACGGAGCCTGTCCATCCTGCGGCGCAATCCCGAGCTGCTTCGGGACATCGAAGGGGTCGAAGCGCTCGACAACTCGCTCCCCGTCCGTGAATGGACCCAGGACGGGAAGTGGTTCCGGGTAGAGGGAGACAGATTCATCCCACGCTTCGCGCTGACCGAGGACACCCGAGAAGCGTTCGAGGAGATGACTCGAGAGCTGGTCGAGTATCGCCTGGCACAGTACCGCCGGCGTCGACTCATCCAGTCACAAGAGCCAGGGACATCCTTCGAGGCTCAGGTCATCACCAATCAACGCGAGCCCATCCTCAAGCTTCCGGACCGGAAACAGCGTCCCGACATTCCGCAGGGCGTCACCGAGGTCCGACTCCCCAACGGCGAGTCATGGCAGTTCCACTTCGTGAAGATCGCCGTCAACGTCGCGAAGCCCACGGGAGCGGAGAAGAACCAGCTCCCGAACCTCTTGAGAGGTTGGTTCGAGGACTTCGCGGGGAAACCAGGCACGGCCTTCCGCGTGCGATTCATCCCACGCGAGGATGGATGGAGCGTCGAGCCGGTGCGAGCCGAAGTGCTCGCCTTCAAGCGCCCCATGGGCTGCATCTCCTTCCCGACGCTGCGAGCCGCAGCGGGAGCCGCGAGTCATGCACTCGCGCTGGAGCAGGCCCCCGAAGCGGAGTGGGTGCGCCTGCCGATTCAAGCGCGAGGTGAGGGGCTGTTCGCGGTCCGGGCGTCGGGTGATTCGATGAATGGAGGAGACCACCCCATTCGCGACGGCGACTGGTTGGTGATGCGCTACGCCCGCGACCTCTCGCCGAGAGACCTCGAAGGCAAGGTGGCCCTCCTCCAGGTGCCGGATGCAGCGGGCCATGCCTATCAGGTGAAACGGCTGGTGAGCGTTGACGGTCGCTGGAGGCTGCGGTCCGACAATCCAACGCACAAGACCACGGATGCGAGTGATGGAATCGTGCCCATCGCCCAACTGGTCGACGTGTTGCCCCCCGAGAGCCTCGCACCTCCACGGGGTGCCCGGCTCACGGAGTCACAGGTCATGGACCACTTTGGATTGTCCACGACACCCAGGACGGGGCGACAGGATGGCCACCTGTTCCTCGTATCCACCGGCAGTGATGGACCTCGCTTCGACACGCGTGTCCCGGACCGCAGACCTGGCGAGACGGCCTTCGTCCTGACGCACGAAGCGCCTCAAGACCTCTGGCGCCATAAGGGCGTGGCACACTGGGATGAAGCCAGCAGTCGCTGGTCACTCGCCCCCAGCGACACGGTCACGGGGTGA
- a CDS encoding McrB family protein produces MLTDAQVKELWEKAQPFPGWEQWQKNYRDMLLKVRGLSDKELATPENQELLWSSDTLSPLGPGGKATMKGAFSDPEVTAAIINVRHFTWPNDPGDRAEAMKDESERILTLVSPRHTLRRPEARLERLLAAILPSEFHCTFSYQAQLRIADLLLPDGFVHSHVLVRSRLRKVLGNEQGLDEHVRRSVFCWWLHAHYEAIKAGQFDVFPATPTPIGPPKPIALWPFARQFKANAALRLLVETYRHVIDTSLAGTTREDLREELSSLDDYNALSPSTLRSLTARVIGLGFLEERDKLLYPTWDGIELVERDAPDVLVHRMLERVFPIAAILRLVKTQPRTSPEIISYQQQIYPRWTAIMAPTANLTWVKALGLVEHQSDGKYRLSEYGAEWEARLPQELPMLPPEATVSADLLEDVAAEVAQELKSSEPPTRPWPGLPELRQGFQEDPQTQGFVLDDSQLSALHHAWHCHPHKRFVILAGLSGTGKTALVRHYARVYCAALDLDLEKHLEVVAVSPDWKDPTGLLGYYNALHETPTFQVEPTLRLLLSAAQNPSKPYFLLLDEMNLARVEQYFAPFLSSMESGLPIALHGQDSPVNGVPHRLAWPRNLFIAGTVNMDESTFPFSDKVLDRAFTLEFWDVNLRAFFEARKAQRQPAMERTIESFHQALRPVRRHFGYRTAGELLAFVEAAGTEALPEERLRLLDQGIFSKVLPRLRGESSPEMRTALATLKRLCEAESLKRCGEKLSQMEANNPRTGVIRFWS; encoded by the coding sequence GTGCTGACCGATGCACAGGTGAAGGAGCTCTGGGAGAAGGCTCAGCCGTTCCCAGGGTGGGAGCAGTGGCAGAAGAACTACCGCGACATGTTGCTGAAGGTCCGAGGCCTCTCGGACAAAGAGCTTGCCACCCCTGAGAACCAGGAGCTGCTCTGGTCGTCCGACACCCTGAGCCCCCTCGGGCCAGGTGGCAAGGCGACCATGAAGGGGGCGTTCAGCGACCCAGAAGTCACCGCCGCCATCATCAACGTCCGGCACTTCACCTGGCCCAACGATCCCGGCGACCGCGCCGAGGCAATGAAGGACGAGAGTGAGCGAATCCTCACGCTCGTTTCTCCGCGCCATACCCTCCGGCGCCCTGAAGCTCGACTGGAGCGCCTGCTCGCGGCGATTCTGCCCTCGGAGTTTCATTGCACATTCAGCTATCAGGCCCAGCTCCGCATCGCGGACCTGCTCTTGCCTGACGGCTTTGTGCACAGCCACGTCCTTGTCCGAAGCCGTCTGCGGAAGGTCCTCGGGAACGAGCAAGGGCTGGACGAACATGTCCGCCGCTCCGTGTTCTGCTGGTGGCTTCACGCGCACTACGAGGCAATCAAGGCGGGCCAGTTCGACGTATTCCCAGCCACACCAACGCCCATCGGCCCGCCCAAGCCCATCGCACTCTGGCCGTTTGCCAGACAGTTCAAGGCCAACGCAGCGCTCAGGCTTCTCGTTGAAACCTATCGGCATGTGATTGACACCTCGCTCGCGGGAACCACTCGAGAGGATCTCCGCGAGGAGCTGAGCAGCCTCGATGACTACAATGCCCTGTCGCCTTCGACACTCCGCAGCCTCACCGCGAGGGTCATCGGCTTGGGCTTCCTAGAAGAGCGCGACAAACTCCTCTATCCGACTTGGGATGGGATTGAGCTCGTGGAGCGCGACGCGCCCGACGTCTTGGTTCATCGGATGCTCGAGCGGGTCTTCCCCATCGCGGCCATCTTGCGACTCGTCAAGACCCAGCCACGCACCAGCCCGGAGATCATCAGCTACCAGCAGCAGATCTATCCCCGTTGGACAGCCATCATGGCGCCCACCGCGAACCTGACGTGGGTCAAGGCACTCGGGCTGGTGGAGCATCAATCGGACGGGAAGTACCGGCTCAGTGAGTATGGCGCCGAATGGGAAGCACGGTTGCCGCAGGAGCTGCCGATGCTTCCTCCTGAAGCCACCGTCTCCGCGGACCTGCTCGAGGACGTGGCGGCGGAGGTGGCCCAAGAACTGAAGTCCAGCGAGCCCCCCACCCGTCCATGGCCCGGGTTGCCCGAGCTTCGTCAGGGGTTCCAGGAGGATCCCCAGACCCAGGGATTCGTCCTCGACGATTCCCAGCTCAGCGCGCTCCACCACGCCTGGCACTGCCACCCGCACAAGCGCTTCGTCATCCTCGCGGGACTCTCGGGAACAGGGAAGACAGCGCTCGTCCGGCACTATGCGCGCGTCTACTGCGCGGCGTTGGACCTGGACCTGGAGAAACACCTGGAGGTCGTGGCCGTCTCTCCCGACTGGAAGGACCCCACCGGACTGCTCGGCTATTACAACGCCCTGCATGAGACCCCGACGTTCCAGGTCGAGCCCACACTTCGACTGTTGCTCAGCGCCGCGCAGAACCCATCCAAGCCCTACTTCCTGCTGCTGGATGAGATGAACCTCGCGCGGGTCGAGCAGTACTTCGCCCCTTTCCTCTCGTCGATGGAGTCCGGGCTCCCCATCGCGCTGCACGGCCAGGACTCGCCCGTCAACGGCGTCCCGCATCGGCTCGCGTGGCCGCGCAACCTGTTCATCGCGGGCACCGTGAACATGGATGAGTCGACCTTCCCTTTCAGCGACAAGGTGCTGGACCGAGCCTTCACCCTGGAGTTCTGGGACGTCAACCTCCGCGCCTTCTTCGAAGCCCGGAAGGCCCAGCGCCAGCCCGCGATGGAGCGCACCATCGAATCGTTCCACCAGGCGCTGCGGCCCGTTCGCCGGCACTTCGGCTACCGCACCGCGGGAGAGCTGCTCGCCTTCGTGGAGGCCGCCGGCACCGAGGCGCTCCCCGAGGAGCGACTCCGCCTTCTGGACCAGGGAATCTTCTCCAAGGTCCTCCCTCGCCTCCGAGGCGAATCGAGCCCCGAGATGCGCACCGCCCTCGCCACGCTGAAAAGACTCTGCGAGGCGGAGTCCCTCAAGCGGTGCGGCGAAAAGCTGAGCCAGATGGAAGCCAACAACCCGCGCACGGGCGTCATCCGGTTCTGGTCGTGA
- a CDS encoding DUF2357 domain-containing protein has translation MHFRDEKGHHLEGIIQDGVVVLEEDQTYQLALQLSEAAQEEPRGWFGELELKWDSASTSFTLRTSYWVGTQSLRIQAPQGEHLLPVKVLPRKTKLQGETWAHLLSDLDAWMPGATVGQEGGRHGNVGHQGCDIAGVASVLGDLVPAFEAALTSVLRAPKEHSVEHWTEVPIHSVKQADRGTLRWLASHPNTYQGVRGYAESFGTGPVPRVPSRAWQGALDHAANRHVAWLTRQVVLKLRDTVECVQRGIKKAKSLDPDLKHWCEARVQRLTQGAQDIEALLFETPLGTMTPEYASDSAILTFVDDPLYARVHAFAQLFLAPRFRLPDDEALLAAPVRPSYELYELWTFLALRRLLAELLPKAQWSERHTDSLRLFDKKPRGASYTARWQGHGTLTLSFNLPFPGFLTQERNQSAHWSISKARRPDLVVTWQPDVGRARWLCLDAKYRTDPQGIADAFESAHIYRDSLRWRDMGEQGRCSGAVLLVPTRLPQTEPWFEKSFRDEHHVGVFCLTPGQPPPTELIEWLRHTLALEPLATESTAGG, from the coding sequence ATGCACTTCCGGGATGAGAAAGGTCATCACCTCGAAGGCATCATCCAGGACGGTGTCGTCGTCCTGGAAGAGGACCAGACCTACCAGCTCGCCCTCCAGCTGAGTGAAGCAGCGCAGGAGGAGCCTCGCGGCTGGTTCGGCGAGCTGGAGCTGAAGTGGGATTCAGCCTCCACCAGCTTCACCCTTCGGACGAGCTACTGGGTCGGAACCCAGTCGCTGCGCATCCAGGCCCCCCAGGGAGAGCACCTCCTCCCCGTGAAGGTGTTGCCTCGCAAGACCAAGCTCCAGGGCGAGACCTGGGCACATCTGCTCAGTGACCTGGACGCATGGATGCCCGGAGCCACGGTAGGCCAGGAGGGAGGCCGGCATGGCAACGTGGGACACCAGGGCTGCGACATCGCCGGAGTGGCCTCGGTGCTCGGAGATCTGGTGCCCGCGTTCGAGGCCGCGCTGACGTCCGTGCTCCGCGCCCCCAAGGAACACTCGGTCGAACACTGGACCGAGGTTCCCATCCACTCGGTCAAACAAGCAGACCGGGGAACCTTGCGCTGGCTCGCGAGCCATCCGAACACCTACCAAGGTGTCCGCGGATACGCGGAGAGCTTCGGCACGGGCCCTGTCCCACGAGTCCCCAGTCGCGCCTGGCAAGGTGCCCTGGACCACGCGGCCAATCGTCACGTCGCGTGGCTGACGCGGCAGGTGGTGCTCAAGCTCCGAGACACCGTGGAGTGTGTCCAGCGAGGAATCAAGAAAGCGAAGTCGCTGGACCCTGACCTGAAGCACTGGTGCGAGGCGAGAGTCCAACGACTGACCCAGGGGGCCCAAGACATCGAGGCCCTCCTGTTCGAAACACCGCTGGGCACGATGACACCCGAGTACGCCTCGGACTCGGCGATTCTCACGTTCGTCGACGACCCGCTCTACGCACGGGTCCACGCCTTCGCCCAGCTCTTCCTCGCACCTCGGTTCCGGCTCCCCGACGACGAGGCACTCCTCGCCGCCCCCGTTCGGCCGTCCTATGAGCTCTACGAACTCTGGACGTTCCTCGCGTTGCGACGACTGCTGGCGGAGCTCCTCCCCAAGGCACAGTGGAGTGAACGTCACACCGACTCGCTTCGACTCTTCGACAAGAAGCCTCGAGGTGCCAGCTACACCGCGCGATGGCAGGGCCACGGAACCCTGACCCTCTCCTTCAATCTCCCGTTCCCCGGCTTCCTCACGCAGGAGCGGAACCAGAGCGCGCACTGGAGCATCTCGAAAGCGAGGCGCCCGGACCTCGTCGTCACGTGGCAACCCGACGTGGGCCGGGCACGCTGGCTGTGTCTCGATGCGAAGTACCGCACCGACCCTCAAGGCATCGCCGACGCCTTCGAGTCCGCTCACATCTACCGCGACTCCTTGCGGTGGAGGGACATGGGAGAGCAGGGACGCTGCTCGGGCGCGGTGCTGCTCGTTCCCACCCGGCTCCCCCAGACGGAGCCCTGGTTCGAGAAGTCCTTCCGCGACGAGCATCACGTGGGCGTCTTCTGCCTGACGCCCGGGCAACCGCCGCCCACCGAGCTCATCGAGTGGCTCCGTCACACGCTCGCGCTGGAGCCCCTGGCTACTGAATCGACAGCAGGTGGATGA
- a CDS encoding YeiH family protein, whose protein sequence is MLAAGLAVGSYWLATLPGLKVVGPLTVALLVGIALRSTMAAGIPSVLVEGQRYSARTVLRLGIVLMGARLDFALVAKVGPRVLVLAMAVIVGGILGIRWVTQRFGVPEKLGTLLAVGTSICGASAVVAASSVTRAEEEDTTLAVGLCGILGTMGVLFYVFVGPLLGLTTAQLAILSGATLHEVAQVMAAAFTWGTSAGDLGTLVKLTRVVLLAPALVVLGLVSGAGGKVRYSWKEPPIPWFVLGFLAVGVLGSVGVVPAAGKAALSTASVFLMVMAMGAMGLGTHISMLRRAGMRVVYAGLVGFAALALSAWGLIHLLSIQ, encoded by the coding sequence GTGCTGGCGGCGGGCCTGGCGGTGGGGAGCTATTGGCTCGCCACGTTGCCGGGGCTGAAGGTGGTGGGGCCTCTGACGGTGGCGCTGTTGGTGGGCATCGCGCTGCGCTCGACGATGGCGGCGGGGATTCCCTCGGTGTTGGTGGAGGGGCAGCGCTACTCGGCGCGCACGGTGTTGCGGTTGGGCATCGTGCTGATGGGGGCGCGACTGGACTTCGCGCTCGTGGCGAAGGTGGGGCCGAGGGTGTTGGTGTTGGCGATGGCGGTCATCGTCGGCGGCATCCTGGGCATCCGGTGGGTGACGCAGCGCTTCGGTGTGCCGGAGAAGTTGGGGACGCTGCTGGCGGTGGGGACGTCCATCTGTGGTGCGAGCGCGGTGGTGGCGGCGAGCTCCGTGACGCGCGCGGAGGAGGAGGACACCACGCTGGCGGTGGGGCTGTGCGGGATTCTGGGGACGATGGGCGTGCTGTTCTACGTCTTCGTGGGGCCGCTGCTGGGGTTGACCACGGCGCAGCTCGCGATTCTCTCCGGGGCCACGTTGCACGAGGTGGCGCAGGTGATGGCGGCGGCGTTCACCTGGGGGACCTCGGCGGGGGATTTGGGGACGCTGGTGAAGTTGACGCGGGTGGTGCTGCTGGCACCGGCGCTCGTGGTGCTGGGGTTGGTCTCAGGGGCGGGCGGGAAGGTGCGCTACTCGTGGAAGGAGCCGCCGATTCCGTGGTTCGTGTTGGGGTTCCTCGCGGTGGGAGTGCTCGGCTCGGTGGGTGTGGTGCCGGCGGCGGGGAAGGCCGCGCTCTCCACGGCGAGCGTCTTTCTCATGGTGATGGCCATGGGGGCGATGGGCTTGGGGACGCACATCAGCATGCTGCGCCGCGCGGGCATGCGAGTGGTCTACGCGGGCCTCGTGGGCTTCGCGGCCCTGGCGCTGTCGGCCTGGGGCCTCATCCACCTGCTGTCGATTCAGTAG
- a CDS encoding MBL fold metallo-hydrolase, translated as MLFRQLFDSESSTYTYLLADERTREALLIDPVFEQVDRDIKLLTELGLTLRFVLETHVHADHVTAAGVLRQRTGARVVASRLGAPCVDRQVSHGDVVELGELRLEVLETPGHTDDSVSYRMADRVFTGDTLLVRSAGRTDFQNGSASALHDSITRVLFELPDGTLVYPGHDYKGHSVSTIDEEKRHNARAAGRSREDFIQLMNNLQLPPPKKLAVSVPANLACGVVEPARMPSVKA; from the coding sequence ATGCTCTTCCGACAACTCTTTGACTCCGAATCCTCGACGTACACCTACCTGCTGGCGGACGAGCGGACGCGTGAGGCGTTGCTCATCGACCCCGTGTTCGAGCAGGTGGACCGCGACATCAAGCTGCTCACGGAGCTGGGGCTCACGCTGCGCTTCGTGCTGGAGACCCACGTCCACGCCGACCATGTGACAGCGGCGGGAGTGCTGAGGCAGCGCACGGGCGCACGGGTCGTGGCGAGCCGCCTGGGGGCGCCGTGTGTCGACCGGCAGGTGTCACACGGTGACGTGGTCGAACTGGGCGAGCTTCGGCTCGAGGTGCTCGAGACGCCGGGCCACACCGATGACAGCGTGAGCTACCGGATGGCGGACCGGGTCTTCACGGGTGACACCCTGCTGGTGCGCTCGGCGGGGCGGACGGACTTCCAGAATGGGAGTGCGAGCGCGCTGCATGACTCCATCACGCGAGTCCTCTTCGAACTTCCTGATGGCACCCTGGTGTATCCCGGCCATGACTACAAGGGGCACTCGGTGAGCACCATCGACGAAGAGAAGCGCCACAACGCGCGCGCGGCGGGGCGGAGCCGTGAGGACTTCATCCAGTTGATGAACAACCTCCAGCTTCCGCCGCCCAAGAAGCTCGCCGTGTCCGTGCCCGCGAACCTCGCCTGTGGGGTGGTCGAGCCGGCGCGGATGCCCTCCGTGAAGGCGTGA
- a CDS encoding bifunctional metallophosphatase/5'-nucleotidase encodes MIRLLRAPAACLVLWAIASGCATSRAGVDPTPSARQQLTVLYVADLHAQLRAHPELFWKDGQERIEEAGGFARVAAAIQRIRAERGGDVLVLDAGDTIQGSGAAALTEGLALIAPLNALGLDGAVPGNWEVVYGPSVLRERAREMKHPLFAANLRDARSGERLFPPYLVKQVGGVKVAVVGFTDPDVPRRQPPGYSQGLRYDGPEELPSLVREVREREGAQVVLLMSHVGLAKAVGLAARVPGVDAHLSSDTHERTYEPVVQNGSWVVEPGAFGSFLGRLDLWVEGGQVVDRRWELIELTASRFPEDPEVARLVDAALAPHEEKLASPVGHTDVTLARYAVVENPLDNVLADAIRVAGGTEIGLSNGFRFGTPLMPGPVREADLWNMFPVVNKLKTGKVSGRQLRAFWEQELENVFAKDPEKRFGGWLPRPSGMTLRFRADAPKGQRLLALEVGGVPVEAERLYTVTACEREGDAPDMVCRIPGIQEPRVLEVDAHEAVRRFLAGKPRLQAELEGRAVGEDLPEVLRTQQVQ; translated from the coding sequence ATGATTCGTCTCCTCCGCGCGCCCGCTGCGTGTCTGGTCCTGTGGGCCATCGCCTCGGGCTGTGCGACCTCGCGGGCCGGTGTCGACCCGACGCCTTCCGCGCGTCAGCAGCTCACCGTGCTCTATGTCGCGGACCTGCATGCCCAGCTCCGCGCTCATCCCGAGCTCTTCTGGAAGGATGGACAGGAGCGCATCGAGGAGGCCGGAGGCTTCGCGCGAGTGGCCGCCGCCATCCAGCGGATTCGCGCGGAGCGCGGCGGGGACGTGCTGGTGCTCGACGCGGGGGACACGATTCAGGGCTCGGGCGCGGCCGCGCTCACCGAGGGCCTGGCGCTCATCGCGCCGCTCAACGCGCTCGGTCTGGACGGCGCGGTGCCGGGCAACTGGGAGGTGGTGTATGGCCCCTCTGTGTTGCGGGAGCGTGCGCGGGAGATGAAGCATCCGTTGTTCGCCGCGAACCTGCGGGATGCGCGCAGCGGTGAGCGCCTCTTTCCGCCGTACCTGGTGAAGCAGGTGGGCGGGGTGAAGGTCGCGGTGGTGGGGTTCACGGACCCGGACGTTCCGCGCCGTCAGCCACCGGGCTACAGCCAGGGCCTTCGCTACGACGGTCCCGAGGAGCTGCCTTCGCTCGTGCGAGAGGTGCGCGAGCGCGAGGGCGCGCAGGTGGTGCTGTTGATGTCGCATGTGGGGTTGGCCAAGGCGGTGGGGCTCGCGGCGCGGGTTCCTGGGGTGGATGCGCACCTGTCCTCGGACACGCATGAGCGCACCTATGAGCCCGTGGTGCAGAACGGGAGCTGGGTGGTGGAGCCGGGAGCGTTCGGCTCGTTCCTCGGGCGGTTGGACTTGTGGGTGGAGGGTGGCCAGGTGGTGGACCGCCGCTGGGAGCTCATCGAGCTCACCGCCTCGCGCTTCCCCGAGGACCCCGAGGTGGCGCGTCTGGTGGACGCGGCGCTGGCTCCGCATGAGGAGAAGCTGGCGTCTCCCGTGGGCCATACCGACGTCACGCTCGCGCGCTACGCGGTGGTGGAGAACCCGCTCGACAACGTGTTGGCGGATGCGATTCGGGTCGCGGGCGGCACGGAGATTGGGCTGTCCAACGGCTTCCGCTTCGGCACGCCGCTGATGCCGGGGCCGGTTCGCGAGGCGGACCTGTGGAACATGTTCCCCGTCGTGAACAAGCTGAAGACGGGGAAGGTGAGCGGGCGTCAGCTCCGGGCGTTCTGGGAGCAGGAGCTGGAGAACGTCTTCGCGAAGGACCCGGAGAAGCGCTTCGGTGGGTGGTTGCCGCGTCCCTCGGGGATGACGCTGCGATTCAGGGCCGATGCGCCCAAGGGACAGCGCCTCCTCGCGTTGGAGGTGGGCGGCGTTCCGGTGGAGGCGGAGCGGCTCTACACCGTGACGGCGTGTGAGCGTGAAGGGGATGCTCCGGACATGGTGTGCCGAATCCCGGGCATCCAGGAGCCGCGTGTCCTCGAAGTGGATGCGCACGAGGCGGTGCGTCGATTCCTCGCCGGCAAGCCTCGTCTCCAGGCGGAGCTGGAGGGCCGCGCGGTGGGCGAGGACCTTCCGGAGGTGCTGCGAACCCAGCAGGTCCAGTAA